ATTTTTTATTTTTTGGTGTAAGCTCCTGTTCATCCTCCAAGCACATTTTATAAACAACAGAATCCACCAAAGGACGGTAGATTTCAAAAAAATCATCGGCAAGGCAAAACTGATTCAAATTGTTGCTGTGGTTCACACCTAAAGCCGGAATAAGCCCAGAAGCGCAGACTGCTCTTGCCATTGCAGCTCGCATAACCGCATATCCGTAGTTCAATAATGAATTTATCCCTTCTTCATTTCGGTCACGCCGGAACTCTTTTCCAAACAAAGCGCTCCAGTACATTTTTGCAGCATAAGCTTCCCGGTTGTCGATGTCTCCAGACTTTACAAGTTTTGAAATCTTTTCAACAAGAGAATAATCTTTTTCGTATAATTTTAAGACTTTCGCCTGATTTTCAATTTTCCTGATTACAATCTGCTGCCAAATTCTTTTTCTTAACGGCTCGGAAGCATTTATCTGATTTTTTATAATTTTTGTAAAAAGACAATGATTTGCGACAGGCAGAACCATGCTCTGCGGAATAAAATTCTTTCCGCACAGAACTGTTATGCAGCCCCGTTCAGAAAGAGCGTTAAGAATATTTTTGCTGAGCGTAATTCCCTGTGCAGAAAGCAAAAGAACAGAAACATCATCCAGTGGAACTTGACCTAAAGTTTCAGTTCCATGCTGGATAACCACAAACCCACGGTTCAGAGAAACATAGCGATTGTCTTCACAAATCTCTAGTATTCTGTTCAGCATACTTTATTTATCGGTATACTGAACAAAGTTCTCTATATTATTTTTTTCGGAATACGCGACCTATAGGATTTACAGTTATTGAGCGGGCTTCAAAATCATTAAACAATACATTAATCGACTTTTCAGTATTACCAGAAAGTTCAGCCCACAAATTTTCTGTCATATTATCTTGAGTAGCTACCAACCAATCTTTACAATTCTTTTCTGAGCTTGAAAATATTGGTCTTACATCTAAAGCTTTATGCTCTTTCTGTAACTTCGCAATTCTTGCTTTATAAAAACATCCTTTATAAGTCAATTCTAAATAATCATCTTTATAAAGAAGTTCTATTTTCTTTGCAGCAGGATGAGGTCTTTTTAACAACTCCTTTTTAGGCTTATTATTAGAATCCACTTGGTCTCCTCTAAAAAACTGTCCCTCATATTTATATTTGCTACCATTAGGTACTTTCCAAATAACAACACACACATAACCATTAGGACAAAGATAGCGCATTGTGCCATCTTTATTTTTAATCTCAATCGGAGTTTGAACACGGTTGATGCAGCGGACTTTTTTGATTTTTGTCTGTTCACTGAATTTCTGCATTACATCTTCGATTTTTTCAGATTTGTACGATTCCGTAAATTCTCGAAGCTGTTTTTGAATTTTCTTGTCGATTATAGAATCAAAATCCTTTTCTTTTAGTCCCAGAATATTTTCCTTACAAACATAATACTCCTTGAAAACCCAAACAACAGGATAAAGTTCTTTAAGCTCCTTTTGAACTTTTTTAATATCCTTAAGCTCTGCAATCATTTTTTCAAACTCAGCGCGGACTTTTTCGTTTTTTATGGAAGCAATATCATCTTTCCGAATCTTTGAGATTGCAACCTGCTCTGCCCTTTTTATTTTTCCAAGAAGCGTTTCTTTTGAAAGTTTTCCCTGTGCGCCGTGGTCAGGCTTAAAACTCACGACGATATTTTTTGTCTTTTCGATAAGTTCAAGCCTTGAAACTGGCATTTGCGGAACTTCAATTTTGTTTTTCTTTCCAAAGTGATTAAGACGTGAAATTTGCTGAACCATTGAGCGGTCAATTAGCGCGATTACGCTTGCGTCAAGAGCATGATGGCGGTGGTCGTAGCGGTTCTTTTTGTAAGTTCCAATCTGCTCGTCTTTCAGCTCAAAATGCGCAATCTCTTTGTCTCCGATTTTTCTTTTCAGAATCGAATCGATTTGCCATTTGTCGCGCAAAAGTTTTGTCATTCCGCCGCTCACAGCCCAAACATTAGAGTTTTTTTCAACAACGCACTTCAAATATTTCAACGCCATTTTTGAAAGATAAGCGTTGTCAGTAAGCTGGCGCGAAATAAATCCGCTTTCTTTCTCAAAAGTTTCCATCGCGTTTTCAGAGAAAAGCCGCCGTTTCTGCGGGTCTTTTAAATGCGAAGCTCTTTCAAGGATTTCATTCCAGTTGTGGTCTTTCGGATTATTAAAGAAAGCCTCGTAAGGAGATTTTTCGCCTTTGAACGCGTTGCATTTTGTATGGGCAACAGTCTTGTTATGTTCAGAATCCCACAAAGTGCGTCCGAATGGAAGAATATGCTCAATTTGAACTGTATTGTCATTGAAAATATCTGCGCCGGAAATTTGCTTTCCGCAATAAATACATCTTCTGTTCAGTGCATTTTCCGGGTCAAGCTCTTCCCAAAGCTTGTATTTTAGACGGTCAGTTCTGTTTGGAAACTGGACATGAGAATTTGCGTCCTTTATTTTCTTATTTAGAATCTCGTTCTGTTTTTGATTTGCCGTAATTTTTTGCTGCATTTTTTCTTTTGCTTCACGGCTCGCTTTGAGCTCCCGGCTTACTTCTATTACAACTTGTGCTGGCTTTCCGTATTCTTTTATAAGCGCGTTCACAACAACGCG
This genomic stretch from uncultured Treponema sp. harbors:
- the cas1 gene encoding type II CRISPR-associated endonuclease Cas1 — protein: MLNRILEICEDNRYVSLNRGFVVIQHGTETLGQVPLDDVSVLLLSAQGITLSKNILNALSERGCITVLCGKNFIPQSMVLPVANHCLFTKIIKNQINASEPLRKRIWQQIVIRKIENQAKVLKLYEKDYSLVEKISKLVKSGDIDNREAYAAKMYWSALFGKEFRRDRNEEGINSLLNYGYAVMRAAMARAVCASGLIPALGVNHSNNLNQFCLADDFFEIYRPLVDSVVYKMCLEDEQELTPKNKKWLTDSLWLKVRTTEGYAPAFQSMQYMTASYVHALEDKNPNIELPVWEQGEKDEES
- the cas9 gene encoding type II CRISPR RNA-guided endonuclease Cas9 (Cas9, originally named Csn1, is the large, multifunctional signature protein of type II CRISPR/Cas systems. It is well known even to general audiences because its RNA-guided endonuclease activity has made it a popular tool for custom editing of eukaryotic genomes.) is translated as MKYRLGLDLGTNSIGWAVYSLDEDNEPEKLEDLGVRIFSDGRNPKSKEPLAVERRTARGQRRIIYRRKLRRRETFRLLQKQGLLPAEKEEAQSLKIMNPYELRIKALDEKLEPFELGRVLFNLSVRRGFKSNRKDASQEETKENSKSEKLTQADKCSNLSNAIKNSGCRTLGEFLWKNKEINGGTRFAPNRMDYYPVRQLYIEEFNLIRQKQESFYPDIYWEEIYDKIFFQRPLKVQERGKCQYMPEKERTFKAMPCAQKIRILQDVFNLTFIAEGKSKKLLPEWQDEIIKLLDSKEKITFKEIRKKLGLDENITFNLESEARDFLQGNLTAVKLRSKNRFGEIWDSLRLEEQDNIVECLITAQEDSDVQKMLEKYDLAPEQKNFITKLVLPSGTTSFCREFSENVVNKIKENAEIFADSDERTERCQIHNVIQELGYSYATQAVEKCEELPYYGKVLSGSTMGAKSNPKNDEERFGKISNPTVHIALNQTRVVVNALIKEYGKPAQVVIEVSRELKASREAKEKMQQKITANQKQNEILNKKIKDANSHVQFPNRTDRLKYKLWEELDPENALNRRCIYCGKQISGADIFNDNTVQIEHILPFGRTLWDSEHNKTVAHTKCNAFKGEKSPYEAFFNNPKDHNWNEILERASHLKDPQKRRLFSENAMETFEKESGFISRQLTDNAYLSKMALKYLKCVVEKNSNVWAVSGGMTKLLRDKWQIDSILKRKIGDKEIAHFELKDEQIGTYKKNRYDHRHHALDASVIALIDRSMVQQISRLNHFGKKNKIEVPQMPVSRLELIEKTKNIVVSFKPDHGAQGKLSKETLLGKIKRAEQVAISKIRKDDIASIKNEKVRAEFEKMIAELKDIKKVQKELKELYPVVWVFKEYYVCKENILGLKEKDFDSIIDKKIQKQLREFTESYKSEKIEDVMQKFSEQTKIKKVRCINRVQTPIEIKNKDGTMRYLCPNGYVCVVIWKVPNGSKYKYEGQFFRGDQVDSNNKPKKELLKRPHPAAKKIELLYKDDYLELTYKGCFYKARIAKLQKEHKALDVRPIFSSSEKNCKDWLVATQDNMTENLWAELSGNTEKSINVLFNDFEARSITVNPIGRVFRKK